One region of Estrella lausannensis genomic DNA includes:
- the nhaD gene encoding sodium:proton antiporter NhaD translates to MIGASVLFILGYFGIVFEHRFFDKAATAILTGVLCWALFFIIGDGDHAQKAHELYHHLADISQVVFFIIGAMLIVEVIDSHKGFQSVEKFLNFRSKTVVFWIILFAGFLLSSILDNLTTIIVMISILKRVIPERDSRIFLSAALVSIVNAGGAWTPIGDITTTMLWIADRISTFAIMKSLFVPCVLTTVVIGLCIKRKVNLEFSVPKGEEQRKTPYSFTILVLGVLALVLVPVLKALIGLPPFMGILLGVGVLWAFTDVVHRNDSEMQHLRIQHILSKIDFSVAMFFLGILLAVDALEAFGVLSTLATWVRTSFPSENIFAFMLGMLSAVVDNVPLVAATIRMFGLDIYPQDHPTWNMLAYCVGVGGSILVIGSAPGIALMSLEKVTFSWYVKNISLIALISYIVGALAAAIF, encoded by the coding sequence ATGATTGGGGCTTCTGTCTTATTTATCCTAGGATATTTCGGTATTGTTTTTGAACACCGCTTTTTTGATAAGGCTGCGACCGCGATCCTAACCGGCGTGCTTTGCTGGGCGCTCTTTTTTATTATCGGGGATGGCGACCATGCGCAGAAGGCGCACGAGCTATACCACCATTTGGCCGATATCAGCCAGGTCGTATTTTTTATCATAGGCGCCATGCTGATTGTTGAAGTCATTGACAGTCATAAAGGCTTTCAGTCAGTCGAAAAATTTTTGAACTTCCGCTCGAAAACGGTCGTTTTCTGGATCATTCTTTTCGCGGGCTTTCTTCTTTCATCGATTTTGGACAACCTCACAACCATCATAGTGATGATATCCATACTTAAAAGGGTGATCCCGGAGAGGGATTCAAGGATTTTTCTCTCTGCGGCACTGGTTTCGATTGTCAACGCCGGCGGGGCCTGGACTCCGATCGGGGATATCACAACGACGATGCTCTGGATCGCCGACCGCATATCCACTTTTGCCATCATGAAATCGCTGTTTGTGCCTTGCGTCCTTACAACTGTCGTGATTGGATTATGCATTAAAAGAAAAGTGAATCTGGAGTTTTCAGTACCGAAAGGGGAGGAGCAGCGGAAGACTCCCTACAGCTTTACGATCCTAGTTCTTGGTGTATTAGCTCTTGTGTTGGTTCCTGTTTTGAAGGCGCTGATCGGCTTGCCACCTTTCATGGGAATACTGCTCGGCGTGGGCGTTCTTTGGGCCTTTACCGATGTCGTACACCGCAATGACAGCGAAATGCAGCATCTGCGCATCCAGCATATCCTTTCCAAAATTGACTTCTCGGTGGCCATGTTTTTCCTGGGAATATTACTTGCGGTCGATGCCCTGGAAGCCTTCGGGGTGTTGAGTACTCTTGCCACCTGGGTCAGGACAAGTTTCCCTTCGGAAAACATCTTCGCCTTTATGCTCGGCATGCTTTCGGCGGTGGTGGATAACGTTCCTTTAGTGGCAGCGACCATCCGGATGTTTGGGCTTGATATTTACCCGCAAGACCACCCGACTTGGAATATGCTGGCTTATTGCGTGGGTGTTGGCGGAAGCATTCTGGTCATCGGCTCGGCACCAGGTATCGCATTGATGTCTTTGGAGAAAGTTACGTTTAGCTGGTATGTGAAAAATATTAGTCTGATCGCTTTAATATCCTATATAGTGGGCGCTCTAGCCGCGGCTATATTCTAA